From a region of the Rhipicephalus microplus isolate Deutch F79 chromosome X, USDA_Rmic, whole genome shotgun sequence genome:
- the LOC119175973 gene encoding endoplasmic reticulum-Golgi intermediate compartment protein 1 isoform X1 — MTGSRPYIPLKISPPREFDIYRKIPKDLTQPTVTGAVISILSCFFISILFLSEFISYMSPELVSELYVDNPSSADKIPVSINITLLKLDCSVVGLDIQDDMGRHEVGFVENTEKTPVGSGCRFEGKFFIHKVPGNFHVSTHAAAKQPDKIDMTHIIHDLTFGVKMTDEVRGSFNSLDEMDKSGANAIESHDYVMKIVPTVYEKSKGERIESYQYTYAYKSYVSISHSGRIMPAIWFRYDLTPITVKYTRRSIPLYSFLTSVCAIVGGTFTVAGIVDSLVFTASEVFRKFEMGKLS, encoded by the exons GTTTGATATCTACCGCAAGATTCCAAAAGACCTCACACAGCCCACGGTAACCGGCGCTGTGATATCCATCTTGAGTTGCTtcttcatctccatcctcttcctGTCCGAGTTCATCTCCTATATGTCACCGGAACT GGTCAGTGAGCTCTATGTTGACAACCCAAGCAGCGCGGACAAGATCCCAGTTTCGATCAACATCACTCTCCTCAAGCTCGACTGCAGTG TGGTGGGCCTCGATATTCAAGATGATATGGGCCGGCATGAAGTTGGTTTTGTGGAAAACACAGAGAAGACACCTGTAGGTTCTGGATGTCGCTTTGAAGGAAAGTTCTTCATACACAAG GTGCCAGGAAACTTCCATGTGTCTACACATGCAGCTGCAAAGCAGCCAGATAAGATTGACATGACTCACATCATCCATGACCTCACATTTGGTGTAAAAATG ACTGATGAAGTGCGTGGCAGCTTCAACTCCTTGGACGAAATGGACAAGTCTGGAGCCAATG CAATTGAATCGCACGACTACGTCATGAAGATTGTTCCTACTGTGTACGAAAAGTCCAAGGGCGAGCGGATAGAGTCCTACCAGTACACGTATGCTTACAAG AGCTACGTGTCCATCTCTCACTCGGGACGCATCATGCCTGCCATCTGGTTCCGCTACGATCTCACTCCCATCACGGTCAAGTACACCCGTCGTAGCATACCTCTGTACAGCTTTCTTACTTCG GTCTGTGCTATTGTTGGTGGGACATTCACCGTGGCAGGCATTGTGGATTCCCTGGTCTTCACAGCATCTGAAGTGTTCAGGAAGTTTGAAATGGGCAAGCTCAGCTAA
- the LOC119175973 gene encoding endoplasmic reticulum-Golgi intermediate compartment protein 1 isoform X3, with product MSRKETGCFTKCGRNFFRLYRFDIYRKIPKDLTQPTVTGAVISILSCFFISILFLSEFISYMSPELVSELYVDNPSSADKIPVSINITLLKLDCSVVGLDIQDDMGRHEVGFVENTEKTPVGSGCRFEGKFFIHKVPGNFHVSTHAAAKQPDKIDMTHIIHDLTFGVKMTDEVRGSFNSLDEMDKSGANAIESHDYVMKIVPTVYEKSKGERIESYQYTYAYKSYVSISHSGRIMPAIWFRYDLTPITVKYTRRSIPLYSFLTSVCAIVGGTFTVAGIVDSLVFTASEVFRKFEMGKLS from the exons GTTTGATATCTACCGCAAGATTCCAAAAGACCTCACACAGCCCACGGTAACCGGCGCTGTGATATCCATCTTGAGTTGCTtcttcatctccatcctcttcctGTCCGAGTTCATCTCCTATATGTCACCGGAACT GGTCAGTGAGCTCTATGTTGACAACCCAAGCAGCGCGGACAAGATCCCAGTTTCGATCAACATCACTCTCCTCAAGCTCGACTGCAGTG TGGTGGGCCTCGATATTCAAGATGATATGGGCCGGCATGAAGTTGGTTTTGTGGAAAACACAGAGAAGACACCTGTAGGTTCTGGATGTCGCTTTGAAGGAAAGTTCTTCATACACAAG GTGCCAGGAAACTTCCATGTGTCTACACATGCAGCTGCAAAGCAGCCAGATAAGATTGACATGACTCACATCATCCATGACCTCACATTTGGTGTAAAAATG ACTGATGAAGTGCGTGGCAGCTTCAACTCCTTGGACGAAATGGACAAGTCTGGAGCCAATG CAATTGAATCGCACGACTACGTCATGAAGATTGTTCCTACTGTGTACGAAAAGTCCAAGGGCGAGCGGATAGAGTCCTACCAGTACACGTATGCTTACAAG AGCTACGTGTCCATCTCTCACTCGGGACGCATCATGCCTGCCATCTGGTTCCGCTACGATCTCACTCCCATCACGGTCAAGTACACCCGTCGTAGCATACCTCTGTACAGCTTTCTTACTTCG GTCTGTGCTATTGTTGGTGGGACATTCACCGTGGCAGGCATTGTGGATTCCCTGGTCTTCACAGCATCTGAAGTGTTCAGGAAGTTTGAAATGGGCAAGCTCAGCTAA
- the LOC119175973 gene encoding endoplasmic reticulum-Golgi intermediate compartment protein 1 isoform X4, with protein sequence MVFDVRRFDIYRKIPKDLTQPTVTGAVISILSCFFISILFLSEFISYMSPELVSELYVDNPSSADKIPVSINITLLKLDCSVVGLDIQDDMGRHEVGFVENTEKTPVGSGCRFEGKFFIHKVPGNFHVSTHAAAKQPDKIDMTHIIHDLTFGVKMTDEVRGSFNSLDEMDKSGANAIESHDYVMKIVPTVYEKSKGERIESYQYTYAYKSYVSISHSGRIMPAIWFRYDLTPITVKYTRRSIPLYSFLTSVCAIVGGTFTVAGIVDSLVFTASEVFRKFEMGKLS encoded by the exons ATGGTATTCGATGTCAGAAG GTTTGATATCTACCGCAAGATTCCAAAAGACCTCACACAGCCCACGGTAACCGGCGCTGTGATATCCATCTTGAGTTGCTtcttcatctccatcctcttcctGTCCGAGTTCATCTCCTATATGTCACCGGAACT GGTCAGTGAGCTCTATGTTGACAACCCAAGCAGCGCGGACAAGATCCCAGTTTCGATCAACATCACTCTCCTCAAGCTCGACTGCAGTG TGGTGGGCCTCGATATTCAAGATGATATGGGCCGGCATGAAGTTGGTTTTGTGGAAAACACAGAGAAGACACCTGTAGGTTCTGGATGTCGCTTTGAAGGAAAGTTCTTCATACACAAG GTGCCAGGAAACTTCCATGTGTCTACACATGCAGCTGCAAAGCAGCCAGATAAGATTGACATGACTCACATCATCCATGACCTCACATTTGGTGTAAAAATG ACTGATGAAGTGCGTGGCAGCTTCAACTCCTTGGACGAAATGGACAAGTCTGGAGCCAATG CAATTGAATCGCACGACTACGTCATGAAGATTGTTCCTACTGTGTACGAAAAGTCCAAGGGCGAGCGGATAGAGTCCTACCAGTACACGTATGCTTACAAG AGCTACGTGTCCATCTCTCACTCGGGACGCATCATGCCTGCCATCTGGTTCCGCTACGATCTCACTCCCATCACGGTCAAGTACACCCGTCGTAGCATACCTCTGTACAGCTTTCTTACTTCG GTCTGTGCTATTGTTGGTGGGACATTCACCGTGGCAGGCATTGTGGATTCCCTGGTCTTCACAGCATCTGAAGTGTTCAGGAAGTTTGAAATGGGCAAGCTCAGCTAA